One window of Aphelocoma coerulescens isolate FSJ_1873_10779 chromosome 17, UR_Acoe_1.0, whole genome shotgun sequence genomic DNA carries:
- the LAMC3 gene encoding laminin subunit gamma-3 has protein sequence MRYVPHHKLIPRAEKWRSSATSTQLNMQIPNPQSKGDALEMERWMVTSPRPGDWDGLRGSRTPQLWLAYEYSDIPSSFHKMDLGARGGAGYRDPSRPIPPHPVPPAAALPSRGASESSQESSGMARPPGLCLLALLGLGLGAGGSSPCWDPRGQPRRCMPVFENAAFGRAARATNTCGSPPEDYCLHMGTHHASALCHRCDASDPRRHHNASFLTDFHSQEESTWWQSQSMAFGIQYPNSVNITLHLGKAYEITYVRLKFHTSRPESFAIYKRSHTEGPWVPFQFYSASCQKTYGKRPRQYLRPGEDEQVAFCSDEFSDISPLSGGNVAFSTLEGRPSAYNFDGSPALQEWVTVTDLLISLNRLNTFGDDIFKDPKVLQSYYYAISDFSVGGRCKCNGHASECAPDEAGQLLCVCQHHTAGTDCERCQPFYQDRPWARGTAEAANECLPCNCSGRSEECFYDPELFRRSGHGGHCRNCRDNTAGPHCESCRQNYYRWEPQGACQPCHCHPAGSLQPQCDNSGTCLCKANVTGWKCERCKDGYHSLSEGGCRPCTCDPAGSVGTCDPNTGHCTCKERVEGHLCNRCQPGWFNLQPHNPVGCTSCFCYGHSSACRAADGYQETHIRSDFSQGLEGWAATTPGTTDLPLRWAGGEIITEWDGEEPVDFLAPEKFLQNQRLSYGQLLSLLLGVEENGTRTENRMPLLQVQLVLEGEGMEITMSSSKSQPQHGKQAVSFRLHEAEEGAEPLLSAFSFQRLLSNLTALRLRMSHGPGRGRLFLSEVQLTSAHLGLGTRAGWVEECTCPTGYTGQFCQSCAPGFKREIPFGGPFVSCVPCTCNQHGDCHPLTGHCQCLHNTEGPSCERCSPGFYGNPFVGRFDDCKPCPCPGRSPCTEVPGTGEVVCTHCPSGQRGKRCELCDDGFFGDPLGQKGPVHPCEPCQCHGNVDLNAVGNCDPVSGRCLRCLYNTMGDHCERCRPGFYGDALAPSPAGKCAPCDCNPNGSDPRLEGCDPGTGQCHCLPHVTGRSCGQCQPGYYGLEPAAGCKSCECHPTGARESGCHVLTGQCSCQPGVTGKKCDRCQHGFFGFSARGCRACNCSPLGSITPQCHENSTCLCHPGFVGYKCDRCEANFFLDPLSSRCQQCPACYGLVKDEADRLKAKLQEMEEWLQKPGCDTHPGQSAMLGDAPRGDGLPSPHLLRGAWATLLVQVGQLAGALDIAQGRLTNASRATSCSDHGPPKTCTLLSEIGATLQSAQQEILHAADTLATTEIPQEIPQQPTNWSRWALEARALSESHKDSMAQVEAAVRRALCASNASSELLRNLLEGNATRDAQRKLEAGYEEIQQAQEELGAGMAEARRALTAVEQAHADLANRLLQVAALRQQVLPMQAGDLAQDLAVLEQAAAAQEPLAQQAVEASHTLAAGLHLELQRTRGFKQLRDQAGSAHDMATMAVSRGKAVLSDAESLLASLEGMRKVLGHRKSQAALRRRMATVRDRVMVDAQRKIKQAKKTLGNSLSISTTAQRTAGEAKHISEESAKRARAVLQESKQALKRASQLATHASETQWELSQQEYVAEKLRGDLEEAHQVESEVSEMAKTLQEARGSLISDIETLNNLLNSLGNLEPDAEVDAVLSAGRLQLEQLWLRLATPGPLAGQLSRLQQEAERQQEKIQAFESDLAEIRADKQNLEDILRSLPESCSK, from the exons ATGAGGTATGTACCCCACCACAAGCTCATTCCCAGGGCTGAGAAATGGAGGAGCTCAGCTACATCCACGCAGCTGAACATGCAAATCCCCAATCCACAAAGTAAAGGAGATGCTTTGGAGATGGAGCGCTGGATGGTCACATCCCCACGGCCTGGCGACTGGGATGGCCTGCGGGGATCCCGAACTCCACAGCTCTGGCTCGCGTACGAATATTCCGACATTCCCAGCAGCTTCCACAAGATGGACCTCGGAGCGAGAGGAGGTGCCGGGTACAGGGAcccgtcccgtcccatcccaccccatcccgtCCCGCCTGCTGCCGCCCTGCCATCCAGAGGAGCCTCAGAGTCCAGCCAGGAGAGCTCCGGCATGGCACGGCCTCCCGGGCTCTgcctgctggccctgctggggctggggctgggggcggggggctcGTCCCCCTGCTGGGACCCCCGGGGGCAGCCCCGGCGCTGCATGCCCGTCTTCGAGAACGCCGCCTTCGGCCGGGCCGCCCGGGCCACCAACACGTGCGGGTCGCCCCCGGAGGACTATTGCCTGCACATGGGCACCCACCACGCCAGCGCCCTGTGCCACCGCTGCGACGCCAGCGACCCCCGGCGCCACCACAACGCCTCCTTCCTCACCGACTTCCACAGCCAGGAGGAGAGCACCTGGTGGCAGAGCCAGTCCATGGCCTTTGGCATCCAGTACCCCAACTCCGTCAACATCACCCTGCACCTGG GCAAAGCCTACGAGATCACCTACGTGCGGCTGAAGTTCCACACCAGCCGCCCCGAGAGCTTCGCCATCTACAAGCGCAGCCACACCGAGGGGCCCTGGGTGCCCTTCCAGTTCTACAGCGCATCCTGCCAGAAGACCTACGGGAAGCGGCCGCGGCAGTACCTGCGGCCGGGCGAGGACGAGCAGGTGGCCTTCTGCAGTGACGAGTTCAGTGACATCTCCCCGCTGAGCGGGGGCAATGTGGCCTTCTCCACCCTGGAGGGACGGCCCAGCGCCTACAATTTTGATGGAAGCCCCGCGCTGCAG GAGTGGGTGACAGTCACTGACCTGCTCATCTCCTTGAACCGTCTCAACACATTTGGGGATGACATCTTCAAGGACCCCAAGGTGCTGCAGTCATACTACTATGCCATATCCGACTTCTCTGTTGGTGGCAG GTGCAAATGCAATGGCCACGCCAGCGAGTGCGCGCCGGACGAGGCCgggcagctgctctgtgtgtgccagCACCACACGGCCGGCACCGACTGCGAGCGCTGCCAGCCCTTCTACCAGGACCGGCCCTGGGCGCGGGGCACGGCCGAGGCTGCCAACGAGTGCCTCC CCTGCAACTGCAGCGGCCGCTCCGAGGAGTGCTTCTATGACCCGGAGCTGTTCCGGCGCAGCGGGCACGGGGGACACTGCCGCAACTGCCGCGACAACACGGCCGGGCCTCACTGCGAGAGCTGCCGGCAAAACTACTACCGCTGGGAGCCGCAGGGagcctgccagccctgccactgccaccccGCAG gctccctgcagccccagtgcGACAACTCGGGAACCTGCCTCTGCAAAGCCAACGTGACGGGCTGGAAGTGCGAGCGCTGCAAGGACGGCTACCACAGCCTGAGCGAAGGTGGCTGCAG ACCCTGCACCTGTGACCCCGCAGGCAGCGTGGGCACCTGCGATCCCAACACGgggcactgcacctgcaaggaGAGGGTGGAGGGGCACTTGTGCAACAG gtgccagcCGGGCTGGTTTAACCTGCAGCCCCACAACCCCGTCGGCTGCACCAGCTGCTTCTGCTACGGCCACTCCAGCGCCTGCAGGGCGGCAGATGGCTACCAGGAGACTCACATCCGCTCCGACTTCAGCCAAG GGCTGGAGGGCTGGGCTGCCACAACTCCAGGCACCACAGACCTGCCTCTGCGCTGGGCTGGCGGGGAGATCATCACCGAGTGGGATGGAGAGGAGCCAGTGGATTTTCTTGCACCAG agAAGTTTCTGCAGAACCAGCGCCTCAGTTATGggcagctcctgtccctgctgctgggagTGGAGGAGAATGGGACACGAACAGAAAACAGGATGCCCCTGCTCCAGGTCCAGCTGGTGCTGGAGGGTGAGGGGATGGAgatcaccatgtccagcagcaAGAGCCAACCCCAGCATGGAAAGCAGGCTGTCTCCTTCAG GCTGCACGAGGCAGAGGAGGGTGCGGAGCCTTTGCTGTCGGCCTTCAGCTTCCAGCGCCTGCTCTCCAACCTGACCGCCCTCCGCCTCCGCATGAGCCACGGCCCCGGGAGAG GCAGGTTGTTCCTGAGCGAGGTCCAGCTCACGTCTGCTCACCTCGGGCTGGGCACACGGGCAGGCTGGGTGGAGGAATGCACGTGTCCCACGGGATACACCGGGCAGTTCTGCCAGTCCTGTGCACCTGGATTCAAGAGGGAGATCCCATTTGGTGGGCCCTTCGTCAGCTGCGTGCCTTGCACCTGCAACCAGCACGGGGACTGTCACCCCCTCACAG GCCACTGCCAGTGCTTGCACAACACAGAGGGTCCCTCCTGCGAGCGCTGCAGCCCCGGGTTTTATGGCAACCCCTTCGTAGGGCGTTTTGATGACTGCaagccctgcccctgccccggcCGATCGCCCTGCACCGAGGTGCCCGGCACTGGGGAGGTGGTCTGCACCCACTGCCCCTCGGGGCAGAGAG GAAAACGCTGTGAGCTCTGTGATGATGGGTTTTTCGGGGACCCCCTGGGGCAAAAAGGTCCCGTGCATCCCTGTGAGCCCTGCCAGTGTCACGGGAACGTGGATCTCAATGCCGTGGGGAACTGCGACCCCGTGTCTGGCCGATGCCTGCGCTGCCTGTACAACACAATGGGCGACCACTGCGAGAGGTGTCGGCCGGGCTTCTACGGGGATGCgctggctcccagccctgctgggaagtGTGCAC CTTGTGATTGCAACCCCAACGGCTCAGACCCGAGGCTGGAGGGCTGCGATCCTGGCACAGGCCAGTGCCACTGCCTCCCACATGTGACAGGCAGATCCTGTGGGCAGTGCCAGCCTGGCTACTATGGCCTGGAGCCCGCCGCGGGGTGCAAGAG CTGTGAGTGCCACCCAACAGGGGCGCGGGAGAGCGGATGCCACGTGCTGACAGGGCAGTGCTCCTGCCAACCGGGTGTCACGGGGAAGAAATGTGACCGATGCCAGCATGGCTTCTTTGGCTTCTCTGCCAGGGGCTGCCGAG CCTGCAACTGCTCCCCGCTGGGCTCCATCACCCCTCAGTGCCATGAGAACAGCACTTGCCTGTGCCACCCCGGCTTTGTGGGCTACAAGTGTGACCGGTGCGAGGCCAACTTCTTCCTTGACCCTCTGAGCTCCCGCTGCCAGCAGTGTCCTGCCTGCTACGGGCTGGTGAAGGACGAG GCTGACCGGCTGAAGGCCAAGCTGCAGGAGATGGAGGAATGGCTGCAGAAACCAGGCTGTGACACCCACCCCGGCCAGTCTGCCATGCTGGGAGATGCACCCCGGGGAGATGGGCTGCCCAGCCCACACCTCCTGAGAG GTGCCTGGGCCACCCTCTTGGTACAGGTGGggcagctggcaggggcacTGGACATTGCACAAGGCCGTCTAACCAATGCCAGCCGGGCCACCAGCTGCTCTGATCACGGACCCCCCAAGACCTGCACCCTGCTGTCGGAGATTGGGGCCACGCTGCAGTCGGCACAGCAGGAGATCCTGCATGCTGCGGACACCCTGGCTACCACG gagattccccaggaaatcccacagcagcCCACAAACTGGAGCCGCTGGGCACTGGAGGCTCGGGCTCTGTCTGAGAG CCACAAGGACTCTATGGCACAGGTGGAGGCAGCGGTCAGGAGAGCACTGTGTGCCTCCAATGCCAGCTCCGAGCTCCTGCGGAACCTGCTGGAGGGGAACGCGACACGGGATGCACAGCGCAAGCTGGAGGCCGG GTATGAGGAAATCCAGCAggcacaggaggagctgggtgCTGGCATGGCAGAGGCCAGGAGAGCTTTGACAGCCGTGGAACAGGCACATGCTGACCTGGCCAACAGACTTTTGCAGGTGGCTGCTCTGAGGCAG CAGGTGCTGCCAATGCAGGCTGGAGACCTGGCACaggacctggcagtgctggagcaggcagcagcGGCCCAGGAGCCGTTGGCTCAGCAGGCTGTGGAGGCATCCCACACCCTGGCAGCTGGATTGCACTTGGAGCTGCAGAGGACTCGTGGCTTCAAGCAG ctgcGGGACCAGGCTGGCTCTGCCCATGACATGGCCACCATGGCTGTCTCTCGAGGAAAAGCTGTGCTCTCCGATGCTGAGTCCCTCCTGGCCAGCTTGGAAG GCATGAGGAAGGTGCTGGGGCATCGGAAGAGTCAGGCTGccctgaggaggaggatggcCACTGTGCGGGACAGAGTGATGGTGGATGCTCAGAGGAAGATTAAACAGGCAAAGAAGACACTGGGAAACTCCCTGTCCATTTCCACCACAGCCCAGAGGACAGCTGGGGAGGCTAAGCACATCTCTGAGGAGAGCGCCAAG aGGGCacgggctgtgctgcaggagagcAAACAGGCCCTCAAACGTGCCAGCCAGCTCGCCACACATGCCAGTGAGACCCAATGGGAGCTCTCCCAGCAGGAGTACGTGGCTGAgaagctcaggggggacctggagGAAGCACACCAG GTGGAATCAGAGGTGAGTGAGATGGCAAAAACTCTCCAGGAAGCTCGGGGCTCACTCATCTCAGACATCGAGACACTGAACAACCTGCTGAACAGCCTAG GTAACCTGGAGCCGGACGCAGAGGTGGACGCAGTGCTGAGCGCCGggaggctgcagctggagcagctgtggctgcgcCTGGCCACGCCGGGACCCCTGGCCGGCCAGCTCAGCcggctgcagcaggaggcagagcgGCAGCAGGAGAAGATCCAAGCATTTGAGAGCGACTTGGCTGAGATCCGGGCTGACAAGCAGAACTTGGAGGACATTTTGCGGAGCCTCCCTGAGAGCTGCTCGAAGTGA
- the AIF1L gene encoding allograft inflammatory factor 1-like: protein MAAPRRPSGGGLRRAPQDGRLDEINKEFLCDPKFSNEKDLEEKLAVFKEKYMEFDLNNQGEIDLMSVKRMMEKLGAPKTHLELKKMISEVTGGVSDTISYQDFVNVMLGKRSAVLKLVMMFEGKANESNPKPSGPPPERDIASLP from the exons ATGGCGGCTCCGCGCCGGCCGAGCGGCGGGGGGCTGCGGAGGGCCCCGCAGGACGGGAGGCTGGACGAGATCAACAag gaGTTTCTCTGTGACCCAAAGTTCAGTAATGAAAAAGACCTGGAGGAGAAGTTGGCAGTGTTTAAAG AGAAGTACATGGAGTTTGACCTGAACAATCAAGGCGAGATTG ATTTGATGTCTGTCAAAAGGATGATGGAGAAGTTGGGGGCTCCGAAGACCCACCTAGAACTGAAGAAGATGATCTCTGAGGTGACTGGAGGGGTCAGCGACACCATCTCGTACCAGGATTTTGTCAACGTGATGCTTGGGAAACGCTCTGCTGTGCTGAAACT GGTCATGATGTTTGAAGGAAAAGCCAATGAAAGCAACCCAAAACCTTCTGGTCCACCTCCAGAGAGAGACATAGCCAGCCTCCCTTGA